Proteins from one Cryptomeria japonica chromosome 4, Sugi_1.0, whole genome shotgun sequence genomic window:
- the LOC131875505 gene encoding uncharacterized protein LOC131875505 — protein MSTSSPPHRAIPGRKDPAWKYTEPFPRQKKGEAKCKFCKTIFHGGINRLKYHLAGIRGHDAEPCTKALPEAIRECQVLLETFETRKEIKKRQREELAQASIGCVGEASSMPSYCPSGSASASVAGSVSASGSINATPTIGPRVRKSRMDSYFEPCTTSGAQPSLESMAWNKEVHNKAKAAIGRFWFYCNIPFFAARSPYWQSMVDAIAICGAGFKAPSDSEISGPILIESVADVKATLEEHREIWKKKGCTIMTDGWIDRRNQTLLNFLVFSAGD, from the exons ATGTCTACTTCCAGTCCTCCTCATAGAGCAATCCCGGGTAGAAAAGATCCAGCTTGGAAATATACAGAACCTTTTCCTAGGCAAAAAAAAGGAGAGGCAAAATGTAAATTTtgcaaaacaatctttcatggaggcataaatagattgaaataccacCTTGCCGGCATACGTGGCCATGATGCAGAGCCTTGCACAAAAGCACTTCCTGAGGCTATTCGTGAGTGCCAAGTGCTATTAGAAACATTTGAGACTCGAAAAGAAATAAAGAAGAGGCAAAGGGAGGAGTTGGCTCAAGCGAGCATTGGTTGTGTTGGAGAGGCCTCTTCCATGCCTTCATATTGTCCTAGTGGGAGTGCTAGTGCTTCTGTTGCCGGTAGTGTCAGTGCTAGTGGTAGTATCAATGCAACTCCAACCATTGGTCCTAGAGTTCGTAAATCTAGGATGGATTCATATTTTGAGCCATGCACTACTTCTGGTGCCCAACCTTCACTTGAGAGCATGGCTTGGAACAAAGAGGTACACAATAAGGCTAAAGCTGCAATTGGAAGATTTTGGTTTTATTGCAATATTCCATTCTTCGCAGCCAG gtctccttattggcaaagcATGGTTGATGCCATTGCTATTTGTGGGGCGGGTTTCAAAGCCCCTTCTGATTCCGAGATAAGTGGCCCAATCTTGATAGAATCGGTGGCTGATGTAAAAGCCACATTAGAGGAACatcgagagatatggaagaagaagggttgcaccatcatgaccgaTGGTTGGATTGATAGGAGAAATCAGAcgctcctaaattttcttgttttttctgcaggtgattga